The genomic segment ATCCCGGCCAGGCACGGCACGTCGTTGTCCCCCTTGTTGGGCGCGACGTTCAGGTGCCCCGCGGGCCGTGCGTACTCCGCTCCGACGTACTCCGCCTCGATCGGCGTGCCGCTGCGCTGGTGGTAGAAGAACGCGAGCGAGTCGTACCGCAGGTCGGTCAGCACGTCCGGTGAGATGTCGAAGGGGTGGCTGGTGTCCCCGCCCACGGTCAGCGTGTAACCGGTACCGACGGTTTCATAGGCGGAGAAGTCGACCAGGTGCACGTTCTCCCCGGAACCCGCGTCCAGCCCCTTCGGCGTGCTCTGGCCGCTGGCCACCGCGGCGCCCGCCGCGTTCTTCAGCGTCCACGGCAGCGGTGTGGTGGACTCGTTCGCCACGCTCGCCTGCTTGGGCAGGTCCGGCAGGTAGCCGACCTGGTTGACCCGCACCGGCGCGGCCGGCTCGAGCCCCGGCGGCGGCAGCACCCCGCCGATCAGCGAGACGTTGTCCACGCAGATCGTGTTGTCGAAGGACTGGCCGCCGAACCAGAAGGCCAGCTGGCCGTTCCCGGCCGCCGGGAAGTCCAATGTGGACTCAAAGGTGTAGGTGAAGCTCTGCGGCTCGGGCGTGACGACCACTTCGGTCCTGGCGATCTGCCGGTAGGGGTCCACCGCCTCGCCGGCCACCGCGGAGATCGGCTGCTCGGTGACCGCCCGCGCGTCGAACTTCAGCGTGTAGGACTGCCCCGCTTCGTACGCCACGCCGTTCTGCCCGGCCAGCGCGTCGTAGCCGTTGACCGTGCCGCCGGTGACCTTGCTGCAGAACTCGCCGCCGACCACCGAGCCGGTGGTGCCGGCGCCGTTCCACCACGGGTTGACCTCGCCGCTGGCGAAGTCGCCGTTGACCACCCGCTCGTATTCGGCGGCCGCGGCCGCCGGTGGCAGCACCAGCAGCCCGGCCGCCAGCAGGGCGCCGGTGGCGGTCAGCGCACGTCGTCGTGCTCTGTTCGGCATCTCTTGGGTCTCCTGTCCGGGAAAGGGTGGGTGGCCGCCGTCTGTGTCCATCTCGGACCGAGGCGACCACCTCGGGAAACGGCGACTAGGAGCGCTCCCAGAAGGTACCCGCGGGACCGCCGCTTTGGGAAGGTGGCCAGACCACCGGGACGGTCCGTGTCGCCCACCCGGCCGCAGCTCACCCTTTCGGCGCAGCCCACTGGACGAACCGGGCGGGAGGCCGCTGCGGCTATTCCCCCGGACAGCTCCGCCGCGCTATGGTTTTCCTCCGCTGGGAGCGCTTCCACACGGATTTCTCCGCCGCATCGGCGCGCGCGGAGAGGCAGGAAGAAAGGAAGCGAAAGAGTGACAAAGAAAAGGGCGGGTACCGCACTCGCCGCCGTCACCGCTCTGGTGGCCGGATTGCTCACGATGGTGCTCGGCGCGAGTCCCGCGTCGGCGCACGGCGCGTTGATGAAAGCGGGCAGCCGCACCTTCCTCTGCTGGCAGGACGGGCTCTCCCCGCAGGGCAACATCGTGCCGCAGAATCCCGCCTGCTCGGCGGCGGTGAACCAGAGCGGGGCGAATTCGCTCTACAACTGGTTCTCCGTGCTCCGGTCGGACGGGGCCGGCCGCACCCGCGGCTTCATCCCGGACGGGAAGCTGTGCTCGGGCGGCAACCCCAGTTTCTCCGGGTACGACGGGGTCGGCGACTGGCCGCTCACGCACCTGACCTCCGGGGCGAATTTCAACTTCTCCTACAACGCCTGGGCCGCGCACCCGGGCTGGTTCTACCTCTACGTCACCAAGGACGGCTGGAACCCGAACGCCCCGCTGCGCTGGGACGACCTCGAGGAACAGCCCTTCGCCACCGCGGACCACCCGCAGGTCACCGGTTCGGTGGGCAGTGTCGGGGCGTCCTACAACTGGTCCGCCGCGCTGCCGTCGGGCAAGACCGGACGCCACGTCATCTACTCGGTGTGGAAGCGCTCGGACAGCACGGAGACCTTCTACGGCTGCTCCGACGTCACCTTCGACGGCGGGAACGGGGAGGTCACCGGGGTCAAGGAGGGTTCGGGCGGCAACCCGACCGACCCGCCGCCGGGCCCGGCGAACTGCATGGCGCAGTACGCCGTGACCGGCACCTGGAACGGTGGCCACCAGGCCGAGGTCACCGTGATGAACCACGGCACCACGGCGCTGTCCGGGTGGCGGACCTCCTGGACGCTGCCGGCCGGGCAGAGCATCAACAGCGTGTGGAACGGCAGCCACACCCAGTCCGGTGACCAGATCACGGTGCGCAACGTGGAGTGGAACGCGCCGGTGGCCGCCAACGGCACCACGAAGTTCGGCCTGTCGGTGAACTCCGCCGGCAGCAGTCCGGCGGTGCCGTCGCTGACCTGCCAGAGCCCGTAGAGCCGGGCGGCATCACTGAGGCGGCGGCCTCAGTGATGTCCCGCAGGATCTCAGTGGTGCCCGTGCTCCGGATCGGCGAACACACAGCCGTCCACGTCGGCGGGCACCTGCGGCACCGCGGCGTCGGCGTAGTCGCAGCGGAAATAGAACAGGTCCAGCGCGCTCACGCCGAGGAAACCGGCCGAAACCGCGAATCCGTTGCCGAAGGCGAAAGTGGGCCCGTCCTCGACGCCGCCCTCGGTCATCGCCTGCCGCCAGGACCGCTGGAACTGCTGTTGCCGATCACCGCCGAACACCAGCAGCGCGACCTTCGGGTATTCGGGCGACACCGCGCAGGTGGCCCATTCGCTGACGAACGGCTCATAGAGAGCGGCGATATCCGAACCGACGAACGCGCGCAGATCAGCGGGCTTTTCCGCGGTGACCCCGGTGCATTCGCCCGCCTTCTCCGCCACCCAGCCGGCCACCTGGTCCACCGTTTCCAGCCGGGTGGTCAGCGCGGCGGCACCACGATCAGGCTTGGGTTCCGCGTTGTCCTCGCCGGCGCACGCGGCCACCGAGCTCCACACGCCGAGAGCGACCAGCACGGCGGCACCGACCCGGTTCATCCTGCCTCCAACACCGTTGATGGGAGCGCTTCCAGCATTACCGCCCGCCGGTTCACCGTAGCCCGGTATCGCCTGGGGGACAACGCTTCGTGCACCGGTGGTCACACCACTCTTCCCAAAGGCGGGCGCCGGGGCCTACACTTCTGGGAGCGCTCCCAAATGTGGATCAACGGATTGGGACAACCTCAACGAGGAGGCCGCAGTGCCCCACCGCCGCTTTTCCCTGCTGTTCGCGGCCACCGCCTTGATCACCACCGCGTTCGCCACCCCCGCCTCCGCCGTTCCCACGGAAGCCGCCTCCTTCGACTACGGCGAAGCGCTGCAGAAATCGATCTTCTTCTACGACGCGCAGCGTTCCGGCGCGCTCGGCTCCGGCAATCGGGTGAACTGGCGCGGGGATTCCGCGTTGGCGGACGGCCAAGATGTCGGCCTCGACCTGACCGGCGGCTTCTACGACGCGGGCGACCACGTGAAGTTCGGCCTCCCGTTCACCGCCAGCATGACGATGCTGGCCTGGGGCGCGGTCGAGGAGCCCGAGGCGTACGCGCGCTCCGGGCAGGCACCGCACCTGAAGTCGAACCTCAAGTGGGGCACCGACTGGCTGCTCAAGGCCCACCCGCAGCCGAACGTCCTTTATGGACAGGTCGGCAGCGGCAACCCCGACCACGCCTGGTGGGGACCGGCCGAGGTGATGCCGATGGCGCGCCCGTCGTACAAGATCGACGCGAGCTGCCCCGGTTCGGACCTCGCCGGTGAGTCCGCCGCGGCGCTGGCCGCCTCCTCGATGGTCTTCGCCGCCGACGACCCCGCCTACGCGAAAACCCTCGTGCAGCACGCGAAACAGCTCTACCAGTTCGCCGACACCCATCGCGGCAAGTACAGCGACTGCATCACCGACGCGGCGAACTTCTACCGGTCGTGGAGTGGTTATCAGGACGAGCTGGTCTGGGCCGCGGCGTGGCTGTACCGCGCGACCGGCGACTCCGCCTACCTCGCCAAGGCCGAGGCCGAGTACGACCGCCTCGCCACCGAACCGCAGAGCAGCGAACGGTCCTACAAGTGGACGATCGCCTGGGACGACAAGTCCTACGGCGCCTACGTGCTGCTCGCCGAACTGACCGGTGGCGAGCGCTACTTCACCGATGCCAACCGGTGGCTCGACTACTGGACCACCGGCCACAACGGCCAGCGCGTGCGCTACTCCCCCGGCGGCCAGGCCCACCTCGACACCTGGGGATCGCTGCGGTACGCCGCCAACACCGCGTTCGCCGCGCTGGTGCACAGCGAGAACGTGACCGACCCGGCGCGCCGGGCGCGCTACCACGACTTCGGCGTCCGGCAGATCGACTACACCCTCGGCGACAACCCGCGGCAATCGAGCTACCTGATCGGCTTCGGCGCCAACCCGCCGCGCAACCCGCACCACCGGACCGCGCACGGCAGCTGGACCGACAACCTCCAGCAGCCCGCGCAGAACCGGCACGTGCTGCACGGTGCACTGGTCGGCGGTCCCGGGCAGCCCAACGACTCCTATGTGGACAATCGAGGCGACTACGTGGCCAACGAGGTCGCGCTCGACTACAACGCCGCCTACACCGGCGCGCTGGCCAAGCTGTACGACGAGTTCGGCGGCAGCCCGTCGGCGAACTTCCCGGTGGCGGAGAAGCCCGACGGCCCCGAACTGTACGTGCAGGGCGCGGCCACCCAGCAGAGCTCGACCTTCACCGAGGTCAAGCTGTACGTGGTCAACACCTCGGCCTGGCCGGCCAGGGCGCTGACCGGGGGCAAGGTCCGCTACTACTTCACCCTGGACGGCGCCACCACGCCCGCGCAGCTTGCGGTGACCACCCACTACAACCAGTGCGGCGCGGCCTCCGCGCCGATCCAGCACGCGGGCGACGTGTACTACGTCGAAATCCCGTGCCCCGCGGCCATCGCCCCGGCCGGGCAGAGCGCGCACCGCAAGGAGATCCAGGTACGGGTCACCAGCACGGGCGCCTGGGACCCGGCCAACGACTGGTCCTACGCCGGGCTGCCGTCCGGCAGCGGGGCACAACCGGTGAACACGGCGAACATCGTGCTCACCGACCCGGCAGGCACCGCCGTGTGGGGCGCGGCCCCCGGCGGGCGCTGACCGGCCAGGCGGGCCGCCGTCCGCAACTGCGGCGGCCCGCCACCCCGGCCCCGGCCCGGGACGGCTGTCATCCGCCGTCCCGGTCCGGTCTCCAACTTCGGTTTTCCGGCTGAAATAGGAGGAAAAGTTGAGATCACGACTATCCGCCCGGCGCATGCGGGCCCGCCCGCTGCCGGCTCTGGCCGGGGTGGTGTTGCTCGGCACGGCGGTCACCGTGGGCCTGACGCCCGCGGCCGGGGCCGCCGACGTCGCCTGCACGGTCACCTACAAGGTCGGCAGTGAGTGGAACACCGGGTTCGGCGCCACGGTCGACGTGCGCAACGAGGGCACCGACCCGATCGCCGACTGGAATCTCACCTGGACCTTCGCCGACGGCCAGCAGATCACCCAGCTGTGGAACGGGACCCACACGCAGACCGGGGCCGCGGTGAGCGTGCGCGGCGCGAACTGGAACTCCTCGCTCGGCGCGGGAGTCACCACGCAGGTCGGCTTCAACGCCAGCAAGAGCGCCCAGAACCGGGTGCCCGCCGACTTCGCGGTCAACGGCACGGCGTGCACCGGGGCCAACAAGGCACCGGGCGTGCAGCTGACCAAGCCCGCCCCGAACTCCTCCTACGCCGTCCCGGCCCAGATCCCGCTCGAAGCCTCGGCCAGCGACACCGACGGCACGGTGCAGAAGGTGGAGTTCTACGCCGGGACGCAGTTGCTCGGCACCGACACCTCGGCGCCGTTCCAGCACGACTGGGCCGGTGCCGCGCCCGGTGAGTACTCGGTGACCGCGAAGGCGTTCGACAACAAGGGCGCGACCTCGCTGTCCAGCCCGGTCGCGGTCAAGGTGCTCGCCGCGCCCGCGGTGGTCACCACCCCCTCGACGGTCAACGTCAAGCAGGGCGAGTCGACCACCGTCGACGTCAAGCTCGCGGTGCAGCCCAGCGGCCCGGTCACGGTGACCGTGGCCAGGACGGCGGGCAGCGCGGACCTGACCGCGAGCCCGGCGACGCTGTCGTTCACCACGGCCAACTGGAACACCGGCCAGCCGGTGACGATCAGCTCGGCGGCCAACGGCGGCGCGCTCGCCACGGCGAGCTTCTCGCTCACCGCGCCGGGCCTGACCGCCGCGCCGATCGAGGTGACCGAACTGGATCCGTCCGCTTCGGACTACCAGGCCGCGTTCCTCGAGCAGTACAACAAGATCAAGGACGCGGACAGCGGCTACTTCCGCAACTTCGGCGGGCTGCTGGTGCCCTA from the Amycolatopsis magusensis genome contains:
- a CDS encoding lytic polysaccharide monooxygenase auxiliary activity family 9 protein is translated as MTKKRAGTALAAVTALVAGLLTMVLGASPASAHGALMKAGSRTFLCWQDGLSPQGNIVPQNPACSAAVNQSGANSLYNWFSVLRSDGAGRTRGFIPDGKLCSGGNPSFSGYDGVGDWPLTHLTSGANFNFSYNAWAAHPGWFYLYVTKDGWNPNAPLRWDDLEEQPFATADHPQVTGSVGSVGASYNWSAALPSGKTGRHVIYSVWKRSDSTETFYGCSDVTFDGGNGEVTGVKEGSGGNPTDPPPGPANCMAQYAVTGTWNGGHQAEVTVMNHGTTALSGWRTSWTLPAGQSINSVWNGSHTQSGDQITVRNVEWNAPVAANGTTKFGLSVNSAGSSPAVPSLTCQSP
- a CDS encoding glycoside hydrolase family 9 protein, which translates into the protein MPHRRFSLLFAATALITTAFATPASAVPTEAASFDYGEALQKSIFFYDAQRSGALGSGNRVNWRGDSALADGQDVGLDLTGGFYDAGDHVKFGLPFTASMTMLAWGAVEEPEAYARSGQAPHLKSNLKWGTDWLLKAHPQPNVLYGQVGSGNPDHAWWGPAEVMPMARPSYKIDASCPGSDLAGESAAALAASSMVFAADDPAYAKTLVQHAKQLYQFADTHRGKYSDCITDAANFYRSWSGYQDELVWAAAWLYRATGDSAYLAKAEAEYDRLATEPQSSERSYKWTIAWDDKSYGAYVLLAELTGGERYFTDANRWLDYWTTGHNGQRVRYSPGGQAHLDTWGSLRYAANTAFAALVHSENVTDPARRARYHDFGVRQIDYTLGDNPRQSSYLIGFGANPPRNPHHRTAHGSWTDNLQQPAQNRHVLHGALVGGPGQPNDSYVDNRGDYVANEVALDYNAAYTGALAKLYDEFGGSPSANFPVAEKPDGPELYVQGAATQQSSTFTEVKLYVVNTSAWPARALTGGKVRYYFTLDGATTPAQLAVTTHYNQCGAASAPIQHAGDVYYVEIPCPAAIAPAGQSAHRKEIQVRVTSTGAWDPANDWSYAGLPSGSGAQPVNTANIVLTDPAGTAVWGAAPGGR